A genome region from Methanomicrobiales archaeon includes the following:
- a CDS encoding SdrD B-like domain-containing protein, giving the protein MDADATGSVKGSSGRSLLALIAAGILLTTCLVAPLVAGALDVSGLDASIAIVKYTNGNLSEQGPGPLIPVGSPVNWTYTVTNTGNVTLTGIRVVDDREGEICVVESLSPGASFTCNKSGSAKLGQYKNVGTVMATVSAEQKNYILISLTEIAAGTVTDSCTSYYRGVHSGPAIDVEKQVSVDGGSTFYDADDPWGPVVQPGSPVQWRFLVNNTGEFLLQNVTVVDTDADLNITCPESKLWKFGPGEDMVCFANGTAVKGPHKNVVNASGSHGNIWVYAEDPAHYFGTYSPEPSIADLIVTKSANVSTVYEGDPVEWTILVTNSGSDTATNISVEDDIALLTNYTLLDATPEFTSGTVWSLPSLEPNSSTIFRLVTAFDTVGTRTNAVTVMSDAWDLNTSDNSATAQIQVIERVAGLTAVEIEKATEWGGQFGDGLIVPVGESIRWNYTVTNTGNTVLKDISVTDDRSITVSCPQTCLAPGETMHCTASGTATAGYYENTGTVTAHADGVCGAITDQDASHYYGWMPGTALVQGTAFDDTDGDGILDDGEEGIPGVEVTYRNASGSSVQTTDADGRYVFVNLLPGEAFEVSASLPAGYFRTTPGSTFSTTSAEGQVIDFGYATADSNYAVVFGTVFEDADHDGERDLGESGLSSVVVNLTDSSEVASALTDGYGRYTLRTCANGTYAVHEANPPGYVSTTPDTVSVNLVVGTSGPSPVDFGDFSGAKITGKVFNDTNLNGIDDGEPGLAGAVVSGGGDASTTESDGLFTLYVSASGEMTVTETNPAGYVSTNAIPGAGALKWDNDNLNITIAAPGTEYGGNLFGDAAAAGVALICGTVFDDANGNGVQDPGESGLAGATVTLNGQDPRTTGPGGTFAFAVQDTGIYIVEEENPTGYRSTTPDTIHVNVSALGQSHYIGFGDTCATSFSSVIGIVFDDGNLNGVMDLDETGIPDVVISLSDGRETKTGVYGQYSFAIDRIGSVTVAEEDPAGYISTTPNTVDVHIGALGEKYPVCFGDALQASIVTITGQVVNDTNGNGRKDDGEAGLAGATVALSSGMSQTTGSDGCFQLYGPPGAVITVTETNPQGYRSTNAIPGGSGDKIGNDTVRVAALEAGARSEGTLFLDTLEGGEDLGIDVEKNVLVNQSGSWVRYEGEVDAANSSVQIPVLQSGTPFRWEIRVKNTGTVPVDLTWYDINNDETPRNLSDECPGLPASLDVGGEYTCTIDDTAQALAEYTIGDYISSRSSLQTNQVFVDASYGYWHTFDEDSAAYLGVENPFGVKKLVCGVENGSPGLFDANAPPGPTVYTSIPTPVWVVLVWNFYNEPANLTWTDVQNGIAVNMSDEEMFYGEVPKTIDACNFSLFGFGEPNLGLNYNNVTVAATYDTLPPATASDIAYYTGITEHDESGVVEVLVFEDENGNTAWDEAAEPGIPGVTVRLYDSSGPVTTAYTDAEGRTAFRGLAPGAYTVVETDPAGYASTTANIRHVSVRAGETLEVRFGDRLLPSNSIGGTVFHDLDGSADWNDDEPGIGGVTVSISRTEWSGRQTTTDEYGQFTFDDLGSGSYVVIETDLPGYASTTPNIQTAIIYEGSVAVYFGDRYVGPEPPDTATILATVFDDLNNNTIWDDGEPGIGGVRVNATNGSVTLQCTTNALGQCPFLDLAPDTYTLMETDPEGYVSITPNILTVTVAADDVRQVYFGDLYVEPEPPQAAAIWATVFDDRDANGLWNDNEPGISGIQIHLENASGTVSQQSTGEFGHTAFMGLAPGMYGVIETDPANYVSTTPNTVNVSVEAAEIVQVFFGDREQKVVPPTPEPTPKPRPGPYYGSRAFGSGGHRCDFIENGTLSPSAEGIVPREITICAVDGIGELIVGRGTLALAAGASPLPYAVIKPLQALPSGSGPGYAATGFAYDLAPLDATFQPPATLRMEFTPEEWAVLEGRSLVLRRWDGAAGVWADMPADIDTAGRVVTAEVGELGVVGLFEQVPLPPVAGGPAEPAPSGTPAPGFDWFPYLMAFLLALLALLLAVWWSRRPEREEELPPLPERPLPGGTYAAKPVLVAGMESAYGAIIGVINDIEAQLQDLEAMVQGPARHVFTPQDAAAVADRFFYTAQVAEERMKDPDIRQFLTAEQIEQLNAQLREAVAKMVLLSQTSEPLRLAVDARIGEAGR; this is encoded by the coding sequence ATGGATGCTGATGCGACTGGATCGGTCAAGGGCAGCAGTGGACGGTCGCTGCTCGCCCTGATCGCGGCAGGTATCCTTCTGACGACGTGCCTAGTGGCGCCGCTGGTGGCGGGCGCCCTGGATGTGTCGGGTTTGGATGCCAGTATCGCGATCGTGAAATACACAAATGGTAATCTGTCAGAGCAGGGGCCGGGGCCGCTTATCCCTGTAGGATCGCCCGTCAACTGGACCTACACCGTGACCAACACCGGGAATGTCACCCTGACTGGCATCCGGGTGGTCGATGACAGGGAAGGGGAGATCTGCGTTGTCGAGAGCCTCTCCCCGGGCGCGTCGTTCACCTGCAATAAGAGCGGTTCTGCGAAGCTCGGTCAGTACAAGAATGTCGGGACGGTGATGGCTACGGTCTCCGCTGAGCAGAAGAACTACATCCTCATCTCTCTCACGGAGATCGCTGCCGGTACAGTCACCGACTCCTGCACCAGCTACTACAGGGGCGTACACAGCGGACCGGCCATCGATGTCGAGAAACAGGTCTCGGTGGACGGGGGGAGCACGTTCTACGATGCGGATGATCCCTGGGGACCTGTGGTACAGCCGGGGTCCCCGGTCCAGTGGCGTTTTCTGGTAAACAACACCGGCGAGTTCCTCCTCCAGAATGTTACGGTGGTGGATACAGATGCTGATCTGAACATCACGTGCCCGGAGTCGAAGCTCTGGAAGTTCGGGCCCGGCGAAGACATGGTCTGTTTCGCGAACGGGACGGCGGTTAAAGGCCCGCACAAGAACGTTGTCAATGCATCGGGCAGTCACGGGAATATATGGGTCTATGCCGAGGATCCCGCCCACTACTTCGGCACATACAGTCCGGAGCCGTCCATCGCTGACCTGATCGTCACCAAGTCTGCCAACGTCTCGACCGTGTACGAAGGGGACCCCGTCGAGTGGACGATTCTCGTAACGAACAGCGGTTCCGATACGGCGACCAACATCAGCGTGGAGGATGACATCGCACTTCTCACGAACTATACCCTTCTTGACGCCACGCCGGAGTTCACCTCCGGCACCGTCTGGAGCCTCCCCTCCCTGGAGCCTAATAGTAGCACCATTTTCAGATTGGTCACCGCATTCGATACCGTCGGAACCCGAACGAATGCGGTGACAGTCATGTCCGATGCCTGGGACCTCAATACCTCGGACAACTCTGCGACGGCGCAAATTCAAGTGATCGAGAGGGTGGCAGGGCTGACCGCCGTGGAGATCGAGAAGGCGACGGAATGGGGCGGGCAGTTCGGCGATGGCCTGATCGTCCCCGTCGGCGAATCCATCCGATGGAACTACACGGTGACCAATACCGGCAATACGGTCCTGAAGGATATATCGGTAACCGACGACCGCTCGATCACCGTGAGTTGCCCACAAACCTGCCTTGCGCCCGGCGAGACGATGCACTGCACCGCCAGCGGCACCGCTACGGCAGGATACTATGAGAACACCGGTACCGTCACGGCGCACGCCGATGGCGTCTGCGGCGCCATCACCGATCAGGATGCCAGCCACTACTACGGCTGGATGCCGGGAACTGCGCTCGTCCAGGGGACGGCGTTCGACGATACCGATGGGGACGGCATCCTGGACGACGGCGAGGAGGGCATCCCGGGAGTCGAGGTGACCTACCGGAACGCCAGCGGATCATCGGTGCAGACAACGGACGCCGACGGGCGGTATGTGTTCGTCAACCTTCTCCCCGGCGAAGCCTTCGAGGTCTCGGCATCCCTCCCCGCCGGATACTTCCGGACCACGCCCGGCAGCACCTTCAGCACTACGTCGGCCGAAGGGCAGGTGATCGACTTCGGATACGCGACTGCTGATTCGAACTATGCCGTGGTCTTCGGTACGGTCTTTGAGGATGCCGATCACGACGGCGAGCGGGACCTGGGCGAAAGCGGGCTCTCCAGCGTTGTGGTGAACCTCACCGATAGCAGTGAGGTGGCGAGTGCCCTGACCGACGGGTACGGGCGGTACACGCTTCGCACCTGCGCGAATGGGACGTACGCCGTCCATGAGGCCAATCCCCCCGGCTACGTCAGCACAACGCCGGATACCGTGAGCGTGAACCTCGTCGTCGGGACATCCGGACCGAGCCCCGTCGACTTCGGGGACTTTTCCGGTGCAAAGATCACGGGCAAGGTCTTCAACGACACGAACCTGAACGGGATCGACGACGGAGAGCCCGGCCTTGCCGGTGCCGTCGTATCGGGAGGCGGTGATGCCAGCACGACGGAATCTGACGGCCTCTTCACGCTGTACGTATCCGCATCCGGCGAGATGACCGTAACCGAGACGAATCCCGCGGGGTATGTATCGACCAATGCAATCCCCGGTGCCGGGGCGTTGAAATGGGATAACGACAACCTGAATATCACCATCGCTGCTCCAGGGACGGAGTATGGCGGGAACCTCTTCGGGGATGCGGCAGCTGCTGGCGTCGCTCTCATCTGCGGAACGGTCTTTGACGATGCCAACGGCAACGGCGTTCAGGATCCCGGAGAGTCGGGACTGGCCGGAGCGACGGTGACGCTGAATGGACAAGATCCGCGGACCACCGGTCCCGGCGGAACCTTCGCCTTCGCCGTCCAGGATACCGGGATATATATCGTTGAAGAGGAGAATCCGACAGGATATCGCTCCACGACACCGGATACCATCCATGTGAACGTAAGTGCGCTCGGACAGAGCCATTACATCGGTTTTGGGGATACGTGTGCCACCTCCTTCAGTTCCGTTATCGGGATCGTCTTTGACGACGGGAATCTCAACGGCGTGATGGATCTGGATGAAACAGGCATTCCTGACGTCGTCATCTCTCTCTCGGACGGACGGGAGACGAAGACGGGCGTGTATGGGCAGTACTCCTTCGCGATTGATCGAATAGGGAGCGTCACCGTAGCAGAGGAGGATCCGGCGGGATACATCTCCACCACGCCGAATACCGTCGATGTGCATATCGGAGCCCTTGGGGAGAAGTACCCCGTCTGCTTTGGCGATGCCCTGCAGGCGAGCATCGTCACGATCACGGGCCAGGTCGTGAACGACACCAACGGCAACGGGCGGAAGGACGACGGCGAGGCGGGGCTTGCGGGTGCGACCGTCGCCCTCTCATCCGGCATGTCGCAGACGACGGGTTCGGACGGCTGCTTCCAGCTCTACGGGCCTCCCGGCGCCGTGATCACCGTCACCGAGACCAACCCGCAGGGATACCGCTCCACGAACGCCATCCCAGGTGGATCGGGTGATAAGATCGGCAACGACACCGTGCGGGTGGCAGCTCTGGAAGCAGGCGCCCGGTCAGAAGGCACGTTATTCCTCGACACCCTCGAAGGTGGGGAGGACCTCGGCATCGACGTGGAGAAGAACGTCCTGGTGAACCAGTCCGGATCCTGGGTGAGATACGAGGGCGAGGTGGATGCCGCCAATTCGAGCGTGCAGATCCCCGTCCTCCAGAGCGGGACGCCGTTCAGGTGGGAGATTCGGGTGAAGAACACCGGCACGGTGCCCGTGGACCTCACCTGGTATGACATCAATAACGACGAAACGCCTCGCAACCTGAGCGACGAGTGCCCCGGCCTGCCGGCATCGCTCGATGTCGGAGGGGAGTATACCTGCACCATCGATGACACCGCACAGGCCTTGGCAGAGTATACCATTGGGGATTACATATCTTCGCGTTCTTCGCTCCAGACAAACCAGGTCTTTGTGGATGCCTCGTACGGCTACTGGCACACATTCGACGAGGACAGCGCCGCGTATCTCGGCGTGGAAAACCCCTTCGGAGTGAAGAAGCTGGTTTGTGGAGTGGAAAACGGTTCTCCTGGCCTCTTCGATGCGAATGCTCCCCCCGGTCCCACCGTGTACACGTCGATACCGACGCCGGTCTGGGTGGTGCTCGTCTGGAACTTCTACAACGAACCTGCAAACCTCACCTGGACCGACGTGCAGAACGGGATAGCGGTGAATATGAGCGATGAGGAGATGTTCTACGGTGAGGTCCCGAAAACGATCGATGCCTGCAACTTCTCGCTCTTCGGGTTCGGTGAACCGAATCTGGGCCTGAACTACAACAACGTGACGGTCGCGGCAACCTACGATACTCTTCCGCCAGCAACCGCGAGCGATATTGCGTACTATACAGGCATCACCGAGCACGACGAATCCGGCGTTGTGGAGGTTCTGGTGTTCGAAGATGAGAACGGCAACACGGCATGGGACGAAGCGGCTGAACCGGGCATACCGGGAGTCACGGTCCGTCTGTACGACTCGAGCGGTCCTGTGACGACGGCATACACCGACGCCGAAGGGAGGACTGCGTTCCGGGGTCTCGCGCCCGGAGCATACACGGTCGTCGAGACGGACCCCGCCGGCTATGCGAGCACGACGGCGAACATCCGCCATGTGTCGGTGCGTGCAGGGGAGACGCTCGAGGTAAGGTTCGGCGATCGGCTTCTGCCGTCAAACAGTATCGGCGGTACCGTCTTCCACGACCTGGACGGCAGCGCCGACTGGAACGATGACGAGCCCGGGATCGGCGGTGTGACCGTTAGCATCTCCCGGACCGAATGGTCGGGGAGGCAGACCACGACGGACGAGTACGGCCAGTTCACATTCGACGACCTGGGGTCGGGATCGTATGTGGTGATCGAGACCGATCTCCCCGGCTACGCGAGCACCACGCCGAATATCCAGACTGCGATCATCTATGAGGGCAGCGTCGCGGTCTACTTCGGCGACCGCTACGTTGGACCGGAACCCCCGGACACGGCGACGATTCTCGCAACCGTCTTTGATGACCTGAATAACAACACTATCTGGGACGATGGCGAGCCGGGCATCGGCGGCGTGAGGGTGAACGCCACCAACGGGAGCGTCACGCTCCAGTGCACCACCAATGCCCTGGGCCAGTGCCCGTTCCTCGACCTTGCTCCGGATACGTACACCCTGATGGAGACCGATCCCGAGGGTTACGTGAGCATCACGCCGAACATCCTGACGGTCACCGTGGCAGCAGACGATGTGCGGCAGGTATACTTCGGAGACCTGTACGTCGAGCCCGAACCCCCGCAGGCCGCGGCGATCTGGGCAACGGTCTTCGACGATCGCGACGCGAACGGGCTATGGAACGATAACGAGCCCGGCATCAGCGGGATTCAGATCCATCTGGAGAACGCCAGCGGCACAGTCTCACAGCAGTCCACCGGCGAGTTCGGGCACACGGCGTTCATGGGACTGGCGCCCGGGATGTACGGCGTGATCGAGACCGATCCGGCGAACTACGTCAGCACCACGCCGAATACCGTGAACGTCAGCGTGGAGGCGGCGGAGATCGTGCAGGTGTTCTTCGGAGACAGGGAGCAGAAGGTCGTGCCGCCCACGCCCGAACCCACACCGAAGCCCCGGCCGGGGCCCTACTACGGCTCTCGGGCATTCGGCTCCGGCGGCCATCGGTGCGACTTCATCGAGAACGGAACGCTCTCACCATCGGCGGAAGGCATCGTTCCCCGGGAGATCACCATCTGCGCCGTGGATGGCATCGGCGAGCTGATCGTCGGCAGAGGGACGCTGGCCCTGGCCGCCGGTGCCAGCCCGCTCCCGTATGCGGTCATCAAACCCCTGCAGGCCCTCCCATCCGGGAGCGGACCCGGGTATGCCGCCACGGGCTTCGCCTACGATCTGGCCCCGCTGGACGCCACGTTCCAGCCTCCGGCCACGCTCCGCATGGAGTTTACACCGGAGGAGTGGGCCGTCCTCGAGGGCAGATCCCTCGTCCTCCGCCGGTGGGACGGTGCAGCAGGAGTGTGGGCAGACATGCCTGCGGATATCGACACCGCCGGACGTGTGGTGACCGCCGAGGTCGGAGAGCTGGGCGTCGTCGGGCTCTTCGAGCAGGTGCCGCTGCCGCCGGTGGCCGGTGGACCCGCCGAACCGGCGCCGTCGGGAACCCCCGCTCCGGGATTCGACTGGTTCCCCTACCTGATGGCCTTCCTGCTGGCCCTGCTCGCGCTCCTGCTGGCCGTCTGGTGGAGCCGCAGGCCTGAGCGGGAGGAGGAGCTGCCGCCCCTGCCGGAGAGGCCGCTGCCCGGCGGCACGTATGCGGCGAAGCCCGTCCTCGTTGCAGGCATGGAGTCGGCCTACGGCGCCATCATAGGGGTGATCAACGATATCGAGGCGCAGCTGCAGGATCTGGAGGCGATGGTGCAGGGCCCCGCCCGCCACGTATTCACTCCGCAGGATGCGGCTGCCGTCGCGGACCGCTTCTTCTACACGGCGCAGGTTGCCGAGGAGCGGATGAAGGATCCGGACATCCGACAGTTCCTGACCGCCGAGCAGATCGAGCAGCTCAACGCCCAGTTGAGGGAGGCGGTGGCGAAGATGGTTCTGCTCTCGCAGACCTCCGAACCCCTGCGGCTGGCCGTGGACGCGAGGATCGGCGAGGCGGGACGATAG
- the queC gene encoding 7-cyano-7-deazaguanine synthase QueC, whose product MKAAVLFSGGMDSTTLLYEVIHMGLRPVAITFTYGQKSIKELEFAKALVRKLEIQHIVIHFPALGEMARGCALTDPEIPIPEGIPEDDLGRSVIVPNRNMIFISVAASYCLAWGVRTLFTAVNREDAALSPDCSPAVIDAMKKALEACDHYPITLRAPYLQQDKLDILRIGQTLGVDYSLTWSCYSGEDRPCGRCASCLARRSAFERAGMKDPLECAQNRAPSR is encoded by the coding sequence ATGAAAGCTGCCGTTCTCTTCTCGGGAGGTATGGACTCCACCACGCTCCTCTACGAGGTGATCCACATGGGGCTCCGCCCCGTGGCCATCACCTTCACGTACGGTCAGAAATCCATCAAAGAACTCGAGTTCGCCAAGGCGCTCGTTCGGAAACTGGAGATCCAGCATATCGTCATCCACTTCCCCGCGCTCGGGGAGATGGCGCGGGGGTGCGCCCTCACCGATCCCGAGATACCCATCCCGGAGGGGATCCCGGAGGACGATCTCGGGCGGTCGGTGATCGTTCCCAACCGGAACATGATCTTCATCTCCGTCGCGGCCTCCTACTGCCTCGCCTGGGGCGTGCGGACTCTCTTCACCGCTGTAAACAGGGAGGACGCCGCCCTCTCCCCGGACTGCAGCCCGGCCGTCATCGATGCCATGAAGAAGGCCCTGGAGGCCTGCGACCACTATCCCATCACGCTGCGGGCACCCTACCTGCAGCAGGACAAACTCGACATCCTGCGGATCGGGCAGACTCTCGGCGTCGACTACTCGCTCACGTGGTCCTGCTACTCGGGAGAAGATCGGCCGTGCGGGCGGTGCGCGTCTTGCCTCGCACGGCGGAGCGCGTTCGAGCGGGCCGGTATGAAAGATCCCCTCGAGTGCGCGCAGAATAGGGCTCCGTCGAGATAG
- the serA gene encoding phosphoglycerate dehydrogenase encodes MRYKVLVCDPLADEGLAILQEEADVDVRTDQTEEQLAEIVKDYDALVVRSGTTVTGRIIDAGTRLRIIGRAGAGVDNIDVEAATRRGIPVVNAPEGNTLAATEHTMAMMLALARNIPQANASLKQRQWKRSKFMGIELNEKTLGIVGLGRIGREIAQRANAMRMKVVAYDPFISEERAAQLGVKLMPLDELIRVSDFITVHTPLTKDTHHLIDAEKIAMMKDGVRIINCARGGIIDEKALYEAVKSNKVAGAALDVFEDEPPLKSPLLDLQQVIVTPHLGASTVEAQQNVAVTVAKEIIAVLQGAPAKYAVNAPMVPPEQQERIEPFAQLAEKMGRFLIQIVEGRLQSVEVEFGGELSQPSVNTRYITRRALKGLMDPILQSPSNIINAEYIAKERGIAIKEAVTEESLGFKNLITIRVKTDAMEETMSGTIFMKGRSRIVAIGGYTMDMIPEGYVVVSRHLDQPGVIGRASTILGANKINIAGMQVGRIKPGEEAIMVLNVDSPVPPEVMEQIRSKEGIFSAKFAKI; translated from the coding sequence TTGAGGTACAAAGTTCTGGTCTGCGACCCGCTGGCTGATGAGGGGTTGGCGATCCTGCAGGAAGAGGCGGATGTAGACGTCAGGACCGATCAGACGGAGGAGCAGCTGGCGGAGATCGTAAAGGATTACGATGCCCTGGTTGTCAGGAGCGGCACCACGGTGACTGGTAGGATCATCGATGCCGGGACCCGCCTCCGGATCATCGGGCGGGCCGGGGCCGGGGTGGACAATATCGACGTGGAGGCCGCAACCCGCCGCGGCATCCCCGTGGTCAATGCACCGGAAGGGAACACGCTCGCCGCCACGGAGCATACGATGGCGATGATGCTGGCGCTCGCCAGGAACATTCCGCAGGCGAATGCCTCCCTGAAGCAGAGGCAATGGAAGCGCTCCAAGTTCATGGGGATCGAGCTGAACGAGAAGACGCTCGGCATCGTGGGGCTGGGAAGGATCGGGCGGGAGATCGCCCAGAGGGCGAACGCCATGCGGATGAAGGTGGTCGCCTACGACCCCTTTATCAGCGAGGAGCGTGCGGCCCAGCTCGGGGTGAAGCTGATGCCGCTCGACGAACTGATCCGCGTCTCCGACTTCATCACCGTGCATACCCCGCTGACCAAGGACACGCACCACCTCATCGATGCCGAGAAGATCGCCATGATGAAGGACGGCGTGCGGATCATCAACTGCGCCAGGGGCGGGATCATCGACGAGAAAGCGCTCTACGAGGCTGTGAAGAGCAACAAGGTCGCAGGAGCGGCGCTCGATGTCTTCGAGGACGAACCGCCCCTGAAGTCCCCCCTGCTGGATCTCCAGCAGGTGATCGTGACGCCGCACCTGGGCGCCAGCACCGTCGAGGCGCAGCAGAATGTTGCCGTCACCGTGGCGAAGGAGATCATCGCCGTCCTGCAGGGAGCGCCCGCGAAGTACGCCGTGAACGCCCCCATGGTCCCTCCCGAGCAGCAGGAGCGGATCGAGCCCTTCGCGCAGCTTGCAGAGAAGATGGGAAGATTCCTGATCCAGATCGTCGAGGGGAGACTGCAGTCCGTGGAGGTGGAGTTCGGCGGAGAACTCTCCCAGCCCTCGGTGAACACCCGGTATATCACGCGGCGCGCGCTGAAGGGGCTCATGGATCCCATCCTCCAGTCGCCCTCCAATATCATCAACGCCGAGTACATTGCCAAAGAACGCGGGATCGCCATCAAGGAGGCGGTCACGGAAGAGTCCCTCGGGTTCAAGAACCTGATCACCATCCGCGTGAAGACCGATGCGATGGAGGAGACGATGAGCGGTACGATCTTCATGAAAGGCCGCAGCCGGATCGTGGCGATCGGGGGGTATACGATGGACATGATTCCGGAAGGCTACGTCGTCGTCTCGCGCCACCTGGACCAGCCGGGCGTGATCGGCAGGGCGTCCACGATCCTGGGCGCAAACAAAATCAATATCGCCGGCATGCAGGTGGGGCGGATCAAGCCCGGCGAGGAGGCGATCATGGTCCTGAACGTGGATTCGCCGGTCCCGCCCGAGGTGATGGAACAGATCCGCAGCAAGGAGGGGATCTTCTCGGCGAAGTTTGCGAAGATCTGA
- the ppsA gene encoding phosphoenolpyruvate synthase, giving the protein MRAFPDILWLEDIKKEDIPAVGGKGASLGEMASIDLPVPKAFVITASAFRNFLVETGIEERLFLELDNLDVEDSAALEKASEEAKDLIHSVGIPQKLQQEILKAYKKLGKNAVVAVRSSATAEDLPGASFAGQQETYLNVVGDEELLKAVQKCWASLYGGRAIYYRARQGFDDRSVNIAVVVQELVNSEKSGVMFTSHPITGEPLTIIEGSWGLGEAVVSGTVSPDKYVFDQRTQRVVDRLIADKTVEIVPDGRKGTKIVDVPADRRNVPVLSEDEIARLAMYGKIAEDHYGVPQDVEWSIVGDTIYILQSRPITTIRGETAVTVGRESSSGKILVEGQGASPGIGSGSVVIVQDARDSGKVKEGDILVARMTNPDMVPAMRKVAAIVTDEGGMTCHAAIVSRELGTPAVVGTRTATSALAPGQIVTVDGEKGLVYEGLLESAREKPAEVQTAVASAPIITATLVKVNVSLPEAAKRAAATGADGVGLLRIEHLILGLNKTPSWYIRHKKEEEFIGELYKGIKIVLDAFAGKPVWVRTLDAPTDEFRNMLGGEDEPHEHNPMLGWRGIRRDIRTKDQFRLQVEAFKRLWKEGYSNLGIMFPMVSHPDEFVRAREYMREFGVDTDTATLGIMVEIPSCAILIEEFIKAGIDFASFGTNDLIQYTLAIDRNNENVADMYNPKHPAVLTLIHDAIQTCRKYGVECSICGQAGSDPEMAQWLVEHGITSISANIDAIPKIRERVARTERRIILDSARRNA; this is encoded by the coding sequence ATGAGGGCTTTTCCGGATATCCTCTGGCTCGAGGATATAAAAAAGGAAGATATCCCCGCGGTAGGGGGCAAAGGTGCATCCCTCGGGGAGATGGCCTCCATCGATCTTCCGGTGCCGAAGGCGTTCGTGATCACGGCGTCCGCCTTCCGGAACTTTCTGGTCGAGACAGGCATCGAAGAGCGGCTCTTTCTGGAGCTGGACAACCTCGATGTGGAGGACAGCGCCGCGCTCGAGAAGGCCTCGGAGGAGGCGAAGGATCTCATCCACAGCGTCGGGATTCCCCAGAAACTGCAGCAGGAGATCCTGAAAGCGTATAAGAAACTCGGGAAGAACGCCGTGGTGGCGGTACGGTCGAGCGCTACGGCGGAAGATCTCCCCGGCGCCAGTTTCGCCGGCCAGCAGGAGACCTACCTGAACGTCGTCGGGGACGAGGAACTCCTGAAGGCTGTCCAGAAGTGCTGGGCCTCCCTCTACGGCGGGCGCGCCATCTACTACCGCGCCCGGCAGGGATTCGATGATCGGAGCGTAAACATCGCCGTCGTCGTACAGGAGCTGGTGAACTCGGAGAAGTCCGGGGTGATGTTCACCTCGCATCCCATCACCGGAGAGCCCCTGACCATCATCGAGGGGTCCTGGGGTCTGGGGGAGGCGGTGGTCTCCGGGACGGTCTCACCGGACAAGTACGTCTTCGACCAGAGGACCCAGCGCGTCGTGGATCGGCTGATCGCAGATAAAACGGTCGAAATCGTCCCGGATGGCAGGAAGGGGACGAAGATCGTGGACGTCCCCGCAGATCGCAGGAATGTGCCGGTGCTCTCAGAGGACGAGATCGCACGGCTCGCCATGTACGGCAAGATCGCCGAGGATCACTACGGAGTGCCGCAGGACGTCGAGTGGAGCATCGTCGGGGATACGATCTACATCCTCCAGTCCCGCCCGATCACGACTATCCGCGGCGAGACTGCGGTCACGGTGGGACGGGAGTCCTCATCGGGGAAGATCCTGGTCGAGGGACAGGGAGCGTCTCCGGGAATCGGCAGCGGCAGTGTCGTCATCGTGCAGGATGCCCGGGACTCGGGAAAGGTGAAGGAGGGGGATATCCTGGTTGCCCGCATGACCAACCCGGATATGGTCCCTGCCATGCGGAAAGTGGCGGCAATCGTCACGGATGAGGGGGGGATGACCTGTCACGCGGCGATCGTCTCGCGGGAGCTGGGGACTCCGGCGGTCGTCGGCACCCGAACTGCGACGTCCGCCCTCGCTCCGGGCCAGATCGTGACGGTGGATGGAGAGAAGGGCCTGGTGTACGAGGGGCTGCTGGAGAGCGCCCGGGAGAAGCCTGCAGAGGTGCAAACCGCTGTCGCGTCCGCGCCGATCATCACGGCAACGCTCGTCAAGGTGAACGTATCTCTCCCCGAAGCGGCGAAGAGGGCTGCTGCCACCGGCGCGGATGGCGTCGGGCTCCTCCGGATCGAGCACCTCATCCTGGGTCTGAACAAAACACCGAGCTGGTATATCCGGCACAAGAAGGAGGAGGAGTTCATCGGGGAGCTTTACAAAGGTATCAAGATCGTGCTGGACGCATTCGCGGGGAAGCCTGTATGGGTCCGCACCCTGGATGCGCCGACCGACGAGTTCCGGAACATGCTGGGCGGGGAGGACGAGCCCCATGAACACAATCCCATGCTCGGCTGGAGGGGGATCCGCCGGGATATCCGCACCAAAGACCAGTTCCGCCTCCAGGTGGAGGCGTTCAAACGCCTCTGGAAGGAGGGCTACTCCAATCTGGGGATCATGTTCCCCATGGTGAGCCATCCCGACGAGTTCGTGCGGGCACGGGAGTACATGCGTGAGTTCGGTGTCGATACGGATACGGCGACGCTCGGGATCATGGTCGAGATTCCGAGCTGCGCCATCCTGATCGAGGAGTTCATCAAGGCCGGCATCGACTTCGCATCCTTTGGCACGAACGATCTGATCCAGTATACGCTCGCGATCGACCGCAACAACGAGAACGTGGCGGACATGTACAACCCCAAGCATCCCGCCGTGCTGACCCTGATCCACGACGCCATCCAGACCTGCCGCAAGTACGGGGTGGAGTGCTCCATCTGCGGGCAGGCCGGCTCGGATCCAGAGATGGCGCAGTGGCTGGTGGAGCACGGCATCACCAGCATATCCGCCAACATCGATGCCATCCCGAAGATCCGGGAGCGGGTCGCCCGAACCGAGAGGCGCATCATCCTGGACAGTGCGAGACGGAATGCATAA